Genomic segment of Niallia taxi:
TGCCTGACCTACCTTCTCGCCTGGTCCAGCATTATTAATAATCTCAATATTTTCGATTGCTATATTTGATCCATTGATAAAAAATGTAGCTGTTTGAAATGTCCCGATTTCTTGCTGCTGCTCATTTTTCTGAAGTGCATACCGATTGCCTATTATCTGTACTGTCCCAACACCAATTATGGAAATGTCCGATTGATACAAAAGTATGTTTTCATGATATTCCCCACTCAAAATTGTTAGCTTTAATGGACCTCTTTCATTCTGCCAATAGTCTAATGCAGCTTGAATACTTGAAAAATCACATATTTCGTCTCTACCAACAATTAAACTCTTTAAAGATGTTTTACTAAGAATTTTTTCCATAGCGCCCGCATCTCCCTTGTTTCTTGATGCCCTCCTGTAAGCACAAAGCCTTCAAAGTTTTGAGGAGCATGTTGGTTCGTGTATGTTTTTTGCAATTGCGTGTTCAAGTATTGAACCCCTTCAATCGGGCACATCCTGTCATCCTTTCCTGCCAAGCTAAGGCGCGGCTTTGGCGCTATCAGTTCCTGAACCGCTAAAGTAGAGAAGTGTTTTAAAAATCCTGGCACATAATAGTAGAAACCGTGATGGTCCAAGCCGCGTTTTTTTATCAGTGACTCAATATGAACTTGACCAGCTATATCAACAGACACTTTAATCCGCTCATCTAGTGCCGCTAACCACCAGCTCATCAATCCGCCCATTGACATACCGATTGTTGCTAGTCTGGTAGAATCTACATCAGGGCGTGTTTCTAGATAATCCGACAGCGACAAGCTATCGAATAATCGCATTCCCCAAAGCGTCTGCCCATTTAAAAGCATTTCTTTAACAAGTTCACTTTCCTGTTTTCCTTTACGTTCATTAAAGCCCCACATATCTATAGAGCAAACAGCATAGCCAAGCCCTGTAAGCTCTTCTACAAATGAGGGATTTTGTAAATAAGAACTGCTAAGTAGGAGTTCTTCTTTTCCTTGCTCAAAATTGCCGCCATGGGAGTGATTAAAGATTACTGTTGGCAGTGCGCCATCTGCGTCTAGCGGTTTAGCAAAATAAGCTGGCACCTTTTCCAGACCATTTAAATCCAATAATAAACTTTCTAGTAAATAACCATTTTGTTTCTCTCTGCTAATTACCTGTGCAGATAAGGTTTTTGGTTTTGAACGATCTCCTAGGAGAGCAAATAATTGCCTTAGTCGTTTGTCTTTCATTTCACCTCTACTTCTTTAAGCAGTGCTTCTGCGGCTTTTGTATTCTTGGACTTGCAGTGAGTTACCTCGATGTCCTCTGAATATTCAATATGGAAGGCCGGTCCTTCATGGTTTTCAACTGTTACACGATTAAACAGGACGTCTTTGGCAAAGCCAACATAAAAGCCTCGATTATTCATATCCTCGATTCCGGCCATCATTGCTGGCTTTCCAGGAATAGCATTTTCAGCCATTGAGATATCAATGTGATTAAAGCTAATTTCCGACACATACTGTTCTGCTAAGCCATAAATAAATCCTGCTGCTGCATGAACATTGCGGGCAGTAATATGAGAGAAGTGGATGCGTCTGAACATCGGTGTCTCCGCTGTTATTGGGTAAGGATTTTTATCCCACACATATTTATCCTTGCCGCGAGGTCCACAGAAATAATATAGATTTAAGATAAATGGACATATGACACGTTCCATCACAATATTATCAACGCGAATGTCCTCTACTACTCCGCCACGTCCTCGCCTTGATTTGAGGCGAATTCCTCTATCTGTATCTTGGAAAACACAGTTACTTATTGTCACATTTCGAATATCGCCACTCATTTCACTGCCAAATACAACAGCTCCATGCCCATGAATCATTGTACAATTTGAAATCGTGATATTTTCACAAGCAACACGTTCAGCTGTATCTTCTGTTCCGGATTTAATGGCGATACAGTCATCGCCTACATCAATGTGGCAATTGCTGATCCTTACATTTGAACAGGATTCCGGATCAATTCCGTCTGTATTCGGTGAGTCAGCCGGATTGAAAATCGCCACATTATCAATGGTCACATTGTTGCAACAAATGGGATTAACGGTCCAGCTCGGCGAGTTAATTAGTGTCACATCTTTAATCGTGATATTTTCACAACTATCAAAACTGATTAGCTTTGGACGCGGGTAAGCGAGCTTCTCCTGGTGATTTCGGAATATATCCCACCATTGCTTTCCATTTCCATCAATCGTGCCAAATCCAGTTACGGAAATGTTATTTGCATTTTCTGCATACAAGCAAGAGGCATAAACCTCTCTTTTCACACCCTCCCACCGAGATGTAACCACAGGGTAATCATGCTGAGAATTGGAAAATTTCAAAACAGCTCCTCTAGACAAATTCAGTTCAATATTATCTTTTAAAAATAACGCTCCAGTTAAGAATTCACCTGCTGGAATAATAATCGTGCCACCGCCGTTTTCATAGGCTTCATCAATGGCTTTTTGGATAGATTCCGTACATAATTCACCATCATTAAGAGCTTCCAGATCTCGAATTAAATAGGCTGTCATTTCAACACCTCTTTCATTACTTCTTCAAATTCTGCTAAAGCCTGCAAAAATGCTCCCAATCCCTTTTGGTCATTACAAATAATTGGTTCACTTATATAATAAGTATAGGAACCATCCCTATTATCAGCACCGCCCAGTCCAGCAACCTGACAAGTTTTATTTAAATTTACAAAGCCTTCCTTCGTTAACAAAACAAATTCATCCAGTAAGCCTTGATATGATTTCGTTAACTGTGCTTCCCATAATTCTCGATCCAAAACACCCAAACGGATTCCTTTTGCTATCGCACACACATACATGCTGCTGCATGAAGCCTCTAAGTAATTTCCCTTTTCATGGCCTTTATCCGTTACTTGATACCAAACACCGTTCTTTTCATCTTGGTACGACTTTAGTGCTTGCAATGTTTGCTCTAAAATTTGAATAAGAAAATCACGACCTGAAGTTTCTTCTGGTAAAATTTCTAACGTGTCGACAACTGCTAGCAAATACCAGCCAATAGAACGTCCCCAGAAATTCGGGGACAATCCTGTTTCTTTATCAGCCCATGGCTGGTGCTTTTTCTCATCCCAGGCATGATACAACAGCCCTGTCTCCTGATCTAATAAATGTTTGTAGCTTAGCTTAAACTGAAGAATGATATCCTCTAACCCTTTGCCATTAGCAAAGGTTGTTTGATATTCCGCATAAAAAGGGGATCCCATATACAGTCCATCCAGCCAGATTTGGTATGGATAAATTTGTTTATGCCAAAATGCACCTTCAGATGTTCTTGGATGTGTTTCGAACTGTTTCCGTAATAAGTCACAAGCCTTTTTATACTTTTCTTCCCGTGTTTCCTTGTAAAGGACAAACAAAAGCTTGCCGTTGTTAATATGATCAATATTATATTCCTCTAAGTGATACCCTCTAATGGAACCATCTTTTTGAATAAAATAATCCATATTATCCTTTATATAATTGAAATACTTCTGACTTTCTGTTTGTCTCCACACTTTTTCAAAGCCTTTTAATATGACTCCATAATCATAGGACCATTTTCCATTGTATCCTCTGTCTTCATATAAACGGGGCAGTCTCTCCATAATCGAGTTTGCTGTTTTCACAGACCAGTTCAATTCTTTCATCTTCTACTCCTTTTCTTTCAGAAGTTAGCTTTTTGAACAAACATCCAAGAGAATAACCAATTAATTCGTAGCTTTATAGGCTTCCTTATATTCTTCTTTTATTGTATTACCGCCTTGGTCATTCCAATTCTTAACGGCTTTCTTAAAGTCAGCTAAGGAGATATCACCTAAAATATATTGATAAGTAGCGTCTGTAATAATCTTTTGTAATTCAGACCCTTGTGTTGTAAAGGTTGGAGATTCTAATGGAACGGCAGGATTCATAACAGCGTATTCTGCATTTTCTGCTATTTTTTCATCAGCTTCTGCCTTAATTGGATTTGGATCCTTCAAATTGTATCCGGTTTCATTAGGACGTGAAGAGGCAAATGGCTGAACTTCCTGCTGCCATAAATCTTGATTGATAATTTCATAGGCACCTTCGTCATTCAGCTTATAGTGTGTTCCTTCAATTCCATAAGTCATTAATGTATAGTTCTCTGTATCTATTAAGTCATTAACGAATTTTAATAACCTTTTCAATTCCTTTTCATCTTTTACTTCTGAACGTGGAAATGCTAATAGTCCACCAATCCCATTACCTCCAGACCAAATTGCTCTTTCAGAATTAGACGCTGACGTCATATCATTAACAAGGGCAAGCTCCATATTATCCTGAATACCTGCTGCCATTGTTTCTAAATTTTTCGCGTCAAATAAGGCACCAACATAAATACCACCTTTTCCTTGAGCAAAGTTTTGCTGCTGATCTGTCTTAGCAGTTACAGCAAAATCTTTATTTATCCAGCCATTATCATATAATTTTTTCATATAATCCATTGTTTTGATATAACCCTGTGTTTCAAATTCAGGTACAAATTCTCCCTTAGAATCTACTTCCCAAGTATTTGGTGTTCCATAATAAGAACTTACCGTTTTGAATACTCCATAGATTAAATCACTGCGATCCATGAAACCAGTTGTATCATTTTTACCGTTGCCATCTGGGTCGTTTTCCGTAAATGCTTTCGCTACCTCCATTAATTCTTCTGTTGTTTTAGGAACCTCCAGACCAAGCTTATCTAACCAATCTTTACGAAGAACAACACCATTTCTTGCCAAATCCTTTTGGAATGGTACGCCATAGAGCTTTCCTTCAGTCGATGCTGATTTCAGCATTTCTTCAGGAATTGCTTTTAAATTAGGAAATTCATCTAAATAATCTTCAATATTCCAAAACATACCAGACTTCAGTGAGTTTCTAACCGAAGAATTTTCTAATATCGTTAAAGTAACAATATCTGCCAAGGAGTCTGAGGCTAACGCTGTATTGATACGTTCCTCTTTTGAAGCATCAGGAATCCACGAGAATTTAATTTCCGTATTTGTTTTCTTTTCAAGTTCATTTATGATAGTATCTGTCGGTGGAGAAGCGGTATGGAGAATATTTAGCCAGGATATTTCTGTTTTGCCATTATCCTTTTCACCATCTCCTGAATTATTGCTAGTTTTTTCACTGCATCCTGCAAGCAACAGCATGCTTGCAAGACTTACGCTAGCTAACTTTGATACCATTGTTTTTTTCATTACAATTCTCCTTTACATGTTCATTTATATTTATTTCTTTAGAATCCTCCATTTCCATTCTTGTAAACACTTGATTCGCTGTCCAAGTGATTAAGAAGAACAGGAAACTAACTCCAAAGAAGGTTAAAACTCCTGGAAAAAACGTTACAGCTGCCCAATAAAGTACACCTGCCACAAGAAAAAACAGGAGTGAATATTGCAGGCAGGCTATTCCAAATAGCAAGGACATCTTCATTTTCAGTATAATACCATTCCAATTGTAGTGGGCCATGATTGGAAAGATATATACAAGCGATAACAAATAAATGAATCCTACTATTAACAGAGCCACCCTTAAATACCAATTTGTAACGGTTAATAAGTCGACAGCTATAACAAAGCCAACAAAGAGATAAATCCAACTAATTAAGACAGATTCCTTAAAGTTTTCTTTGTAATATTTCCAATAGGTTTCAAAAACAGGTATTCTGTTTCCGCGAATCCATTGTCGGCAAATACTGACTAAGGCATAAGTAGAAGGGCCGATACCAAACACACCTAATCCTAATAAAGTAAACAAAACCCACAATGCATTTACATATACTAAGTTTAGAATACTGGTAAAAATGGAATTTAACTTTTCTACCGATTTGAGCATCGTAGCACCCTCCCTCTGAATAATTAGTACACGCCATCTTCTCCAAATTTCTTAGCGAGTTTATTAGCTAAAATAACTAATATCAACCCAACAATCCCTTTAAATAATCCCACTGCTGTACTAAAGCTTAACTGACCATTCTTCAACCCAGCTGTGTAAATATAGGTGTCGAAAATTTCAGCAACACTTCTGTTTAATGAATTAAGCAGAAGATACATATGCTCAAAGCCTAGATCCAAGGTGCTTCCGATTTTTAAGATTAATAGTGTAATAATAACTGGACGAATGGCTGGTAAAGTAACATGCCAGGTTTTTCTTAGGATGCCCGCGCCATCCATTTCCGCTGCTTCATATAATTGTGTATCAACAGCAGTAATAGCAGCAAGGTAGATAATCGTTGACCATCCTAATTCCTTCCATATTATTTGACTGATGTAAACCGTTCGAGTCCAATCAGGTGATGTTAAAAAGCTAATCTTTCCTAAACCTATTGTCGCTAAAAACTCATTAATAATCCCGCCATCTACATTTAAGAAAACATAAGTGATGGAAACAATGATAACCCATGACATAAAGTGCGGGATATAAATCAAGGTTTGAATTCCTGATTTAAAGTATTTGTTTTTCACTTCATTTAGCATGAGTGACAGGATAATCGGTAATGGAAAAAAGATAATAATATTTAAGGCAAACAATATTAACGTGTTATTCAATAACATGAAGAATGTCGGTTCAGTAAATAAACGAATGAAATGTTTAAGACCTACCCATGGACTGTCAAGAATACCTAAGTATGGTTGATAGTCCTGAAACGCAATGATAAGTCCCGCCATCGGTAAGTATTTAAAGATTAGAAAATACAGCACTCCTGGAAATATCATTAAATATAGAAGCTTATTCGTTTTTATTCCTGCCAGGATCTTTTGTCTCCGAATTCCTTTTTCTTGCTTAACAGACAAGGTTGGTAAAGTATGATTTGGCTTCACAGCACCTCCCATTTTACTCCTCCTTTAATAGTGAATTAACTTTCTGGATTAAGCATACTAAGTCTAAATAATTACGTACATAATCATTTTATGATTACGCTTACAAACCTTGTTAAAACAAGGTTTTTAAAGAAAATACTACGTTTTGATTACCGGTCATTCCCTAAATGATTATCATGTTTTATCATCTATAACCTCTCAAGAAAGCGGTTTCTGCAGCGATCTTTTCCCATGTAGGATAGTGATTATATACGTAATAAACTCTTGGATGATAAGGTAAGTGTATCTTTTATACTGTAATTGAAGGAGGCTTTATATGTTGACGATGAAAAAGAATAAAATGACTAAAGGAGGTCGTGCTTTTTCAATAATTAATGGAACCATATTAGTTATTATTGCACTCATTTGTTTCCTTCCTTTTGTGAATGTAATCGCCAGTTCCTTTGCATCCACTCAGGAAGTGGTGGAGAAAAAGTTTATCTTATTTCCACAAACCTTTTCTCTCGACGCGTACCGGTATATCCTATCGACCCCAACATTATTTAAATCCTTAGCTGTTTCCATCGGGGTTACTGGTATAGGCACACTGGTAAGTATGGTTCTCACTGCTTTAATGGCATATGGTTTATCACGTAAATATTTATTTGGAAGAAATTTCGTGAATTTTATTGTTGTTTTTTCCATGCTGTTCAGCGGCGGCATGATTCCAACCTTCCTGGTCGTTAAAGCGGTCGGATTGATTGACTCCTATTGGTCCTTAATCCTACCAGTTGCAATTAATGCCTTTAACCTGATTATTATGAGAAACTTTTTTCAGGCTCTGCCTGATAGTTTGGAAGAGTCAGCAAAAATGGATGGCTGCACCGATTTTGGCGTGTTTTTGAAAATCATGCTTCCTCTTGCATTACCGTCCATTGCAACTATTTCATTGTTTTATGCGGTGACCTACTGGAATACGTATATGACAGCAATTTTATACATCAATGATTCCTCTAAGTGGCCGATTCAAGTATTATTACGCCAGATTGTCATTGTATCGAGCGGAATGCAGGCTGAAGGATCCTCTGTAGATGTGGTTCCTCCTGCACAAACAATTAAAATGGCTGTCATTGTAATTGCAACAGTTCCAATGCTTATTGCTTACCCATTTGTCCAAAAATACTTAGTAAAAGGTGCTTTGGTTGGATCTGTCAAAGGATAATCACATATAAGAAAAAGCTTCTGGAGTGCAGAAGCTTTTTTTTATGCTCTTTTTTGCCATTTAGGAGTGCCGATATTCTTTTCGGTAGTCTCCTGGCGTGATGCCCAGCTTCTTTTTAAAAAAGCGGATAAAATTTTGAGGGTTTCGATATTTCAAACGCTCAGCGATATCCTTTATCGCCAAATCAGTGTCTTTAAGCCAGGTTTGTGCCATCTGTAAACGATAATTCATTAAATAATCTACGAAGGTTTGGCCATATTCTTTTTTGAATACATTGCTTAAATAGTTTGGATTATAATGCAATCTGTCCGCAATCAAGTCCAGGGAAATTTCTTCATCAAATTCAGTTTGGATAATATAAACCATTTTTTCTGACAGTGATTTAAACCCGCGCTCCGTCTTATCCTGCGTACTGATTATTACTGGTTTTATTAAGTCATTGATAAGCATTTGTTTAATTTTTTCCGGATGATAAGCAGTTATCGCCGCTTGGTACATTTTCTTAATATTTTCAAAGATTTTTGATTCTGCACCTAATAGCTGGCCTAGCTGTACAAGCTCATTAATGACTCTTACTAGAGTAACTCCTAAACTTATCGGGTTTTTATTTAAGCGGAAAATTTCGTCCACTAAAACTCCAACCATGCTCATGACAACCGCTTCCTCTCCTGACCGAATAGCATTCATTAACTCATTCTGCAGCTCGACAGGGAATTTTGAAATCGACGCATCATTTAGCATGGAGGCGATATCATTATAGAAAATAATTGATTCTGAGCCAACATTCACCCGGTAATGCAGGGATTCTTTGGCTAAATCCACTGCCTGTTTACTTTCTATTAAAGTATCATAAACAGGGCTGATTCCAGCGCTAATCACTATATTCAAATATTTCTTCACAGCTGTTTGAATTTCTGTGTAATACGTCATAATGCTCCGTTCCGCATCTTGGTCATCTTTATCAAGGACAAAGATGACTGCTTGCATCTCATCATTTAACACAATTGGAATTAAGCGTTCAGTTTTAGGGATCATTTCCTCCACAATATTATTAATGCCCAATAAAAATATACTTCTATCTTCCATTAGCTTATCATCTAAGTGATCAATTTGGATTAACCCAGTATAAAACACCTTATTTTCTGCTAAATGGTAACCAAACTGTTCCAAACGGTGAATAACTTCGTTTTCAGTTATGCGTTTCCTAAATAAACTCAAAACAAATAAAGTCTCTAATTGTGGTTTTTGCATCATTAAATTAGCTGTTAAAACCTCTTTTTGGCCAACGACCTTTTCAACAGATTCAGCTAACAGAGAGAGTTCGTTTTGCTTTGGATTTGCCCGTTGAATATCAAGCTTTTCTTGGATTCTTTTTATTGGACGTGAAAAGCTTTCAGCCAGCAGATACGAAATAAAGCCAATAAGCAGAATTAAAATAGCAGAAGCAATAAAAAGCCCGATTCTCGTGTTATGGATGATGCTTCCAATTTCTCCTTCATTTATCTCTACTAAATAAAGCCAATTATTATAATCTGAGCGGGTAAAAACATACTTTTTTCCGTTATTTGTAGTGATTACACTTGAATTTGCGCCATTTTCGACAGCAGCTGCTTTTAAGGAATCAAAGCTTTCCTCAGGTAGTTTTGTATCATTACCTGAAGTTGTATATATCAGCTTGTCTTTTCGATCATAAATTTGCACAAGCTGGTTATTCTCCCCAACAATGGTATCAATGCTTAATTTAGGGATATTAGCTATTCCTACTGCAAACTTTTCACTTTGGTAAATGGGTAGTGTCATAACCATTTGGATGCCGTTATTGATTGGTTCCCAAAAAAGACTTCTGCTTGTATCTGAAACATAGTCTTTTTGATAATTTTTTACTTCATCCATTGGTAAGGTTTTTAAAGAACCTTCGATAATTCCCCATTTCTGTGTTAAGCTAATCAAACTATAGTGACTGCCTTCTATTCCCATTAATTCGATATAACTCATTTCTTTTTTTATATCTCGATAAGTTGTGAAATCTTTATCAGACAGTGGATTATTAAACACTTTTTCAAAATTGGCAGTTGAACTGTATGCCGTAAATCCGTACTCGATTGTTCTTACCTTTTGTTCCACGTTTTGGAGGATTTGGTTTGTATAATTTTTCTTATCTGTTAAAAAGCTTTTCTCCACTGATTCATAGGTAGAGTTATAAATAAAGATACTGAATCCTACAACAAGACCGACTCCTACTAAGAGAAACGGAATAAAAAGACTGTGAAACACGCGCGTTTTTTGAAACAATATCATCACTCCTTCATTTGAATTTTGTTTTCTACTTGTAAGCGTTATCATTTTTTTAGTATCTTATTTCTCTGCGAAGTAGGATTTTTCCATGCACACTATGAATCCAGTATACACCTTAATGTTTAGATGCATTTCATGAATTAAGTATCTAAAATTCCATTTGTAATTCTTTACGGTAATTGACATATAAACCTATAAATTATATTATGTAAGCGTTAACACATCATTCGTATTTAGCAAAAACAATAGTCCTAATATGATTATACATAATAGTGTTAACGTGTGCATATACCTAATTGAAAAAAATGGATAATTACTATAAAGGAGTTGTTTTATATGAGGGTAAATATTACTATTTTTATCGCTGGAGATTCAACAGCTGCGATTAAAATACCCGAAAAGCGTCCAGAAACAGGCTGGGGTGAAGCTTTCCAAGCATATCTTTCAGACACCGTCATACTTGATAACAGGGCAATCAATGGCAAAAGCACGAAATCCTTCATAAAAGAAGGTCATTTAAGAGCAATTGAGAAGAGCATTAAACCAGGGGATTACCTGATTATTCAATTTGGCCATAATGATCAAAAGCTGGAGGATCCTGAAAGAGGCACACAGCCATATGGGGAGTATCAGCAAAACCTATTAAAATATGTTCAGGTTGCACAAAGTGTAAATGCCTATCCCCTATTATTAACATCTGTTTCGCGCCGTAATTTCACTGGAACTAAGATTGACGAACAATCTGTTGGAGACTATCCACGGGCAATGCTTGAATTTGCTAAACATAATAATGTACCTGTACTTGATATTCATAAAATAACAAGAGAGTTTTTGAATGAAGCAGGTGAAGAAAAATCAAAGGATTATTTTTTACATTTAGCTCCAGGCCAATCTGAAAACTATCCAGACGGTATTACGGACAATACCCATTTTAATGAAAAAGGAGCCGCAATTGTCGCTAAATTAATTGCCATGGAAATGAAAGAAAGTAATTTATCTATAAAGGACTTTATTGAACTACCCAGATAATTGACAGAAGCGATAACTATAACTAGGAATTCACCTTGCATTTCTCATACTCTCTGTTAAATTATTTGATAAAATACCTTTAAGGAATAAAAACTATTCTTAAAAAATATTTAAGGTGACAAACATGAATATAACCCAGCTTCAATATTTAGTTGATGTCGGAGAACTAGGCTCCTTTACAGATGCTGCAAAAAAGAATTTAATGACAGTCCCAGCGATCAGCCTGTCCATAACGCAATTAGAGGCAGAATTAGATGTACTGCTTTTTACTCGGTCACGCAAAGGGGTAACCCCAACAGCTGAAGGGAAAAAAGTTATCCAGCATGCCGTAACCGTTTTGAAAACAATTGACATGCTGAAATATGATATTGCTGTTTCCAAAAACAATCTGTATGGAAATATTGTTATTGCCACGATTCCTGGACTAGTGTCACAAATCATTAATAATACCCTCGAATTCCGTGAAAGCTACCCTTATATTAATGTGCAGGTGATGGAGGAAGATACGGCTGCAGTGCTGGAACAAGTAAAAAACGGCCATGCTGATATGGGCTTTGTTTCACTAGGTTCAAACAATCATGATGTGGCATTGGACTGGGAACCTATTAAAAGGGTCGAGGTCGTGCTTGCCGTTAATAAAAGCTCTGTCTTAAGATTCAACAATAAAATCTCCCTTGACCAAATCATAAACGAGATGAATGAATCAATTGTCCTGTACAATGACCCTTACTTAAAGAAAATTGCTGAGGATTTGTTTCCAGATAACTTGAGGAACAGAATTGCCTTGACAACAAATAACGGAGATGTCCTTTTGCAAATGGTGCTGCAAAGGAATGCTATTACGATTACTAACGACTATATCATTCAAGCATTACCGCCACATCTAAAGGATGAAGTCGTGACGATTTCCATTAATGAGTATCTCACCCTTTCCAATTATTTATGGCGTGTGACGCGAAAAAATGAAAAATGCCCAGAAATGATTAATCAGTTTACAGAGCACCTTTTGCGGGATTTAAAATAGCAAAAAAAGCCTTCCGAATTCGGAAGGCTTTCTCTTATGTTAATTTCCCAAGAAATCAGGGTCCATAAAACGAGGATTTGGATACTTATAGAAGCCCTCTCCTGTTGCAGCCCCGAGTTTTCCTTTGTCAATATACTCTGTTTTCAAGAGCTCTGCCAGCTTTTTGAACTCTGGATTTCCTGTCGCTTCGGCTTTTGCCTGCACGATATTGTAGGAAGTAGTGATGCCGACAACGTCAAGTATCGCAAATGGACCTTTTGGCGCTCCAGTTGCAATCATCCATGTTTTATCAATTGTCTCAACATCAGCAACCTCTTTTGATAATAATAGCTCTGCTGCGTCTAAAAGCGGTACAAGCAAGGAATTCAGTATATATCCGGGCTGCTCCTTATGAAGAGGAAGTGCCACCATTCCAATTGCTTTTGCAAATTCGACAACTTGATCAAACACGTTTATGTCTGTGCCAGGGTGCTTCATTATCTCTGCTGTATTGTTAATCCAAATTTCATTAGCAAAGTGAAGTGCCAGGAATTTCTCTGGACGTCCAGTTGCTTCGGCAAACTGGCTAGGCAATAATGTTGATGAGTTTGTGGCAAAAACTGTTTTTTCTGGTGCTACTTTGCTAAGATTTTGATAAAATTCTGTTTTAATCGGCACAATTTCTGGTATAGCTTCAATCAGCAAGTCTGCATCAGCAGCAGCTTTTGCTAAATCACTGTTATACGAAATGCGGTCAGATGCTGCTTCTACTTGTTCTTGACTCGCATTTAAATCCTTCTGATAACGTCCTTTTAATAGATTAATTTTTTCCTTTGCTGATTCAAGTACTTCATCATTAATGTCATAAACGGTTACGTTAAAACCGTGGAAGGCTGATTGGAAAGCGATTTGACTTCCTAAAACCCCGCTGCCTGCTACTGTGATATGTTTAAATTTCATGATTTATACCATCCCTTTGTATAAAACTATTTAGTTCGACAATATTATTTTAAAATAGATTAGATATAAAATAAAGTTAATAAAACTTAATTTAATTTAAGTTTTATTTAAGGATGATTACTGTCCGGTTTCTTTACGGACACCTTTGGGGTAGAAAATCTTAATATATGTATAAGCTGTTTCCCCATATATTCGGGCTCTTCTCGAAAATCACTGTGAATCCACTGCATTAGTATGCCGATAATACCATGAATTCTATAGGTGGAAAATAGATTAATATCAATATCTGCATCAACATCATCTGTGAAAAACTCGAATTCCGCTCTAAAAAGCTTATCTAGCC
This window contains:
- a CDS encoding dienelactone hydrolase family protein produces the protein MKDKRLRQLFALLGDRSKPKTLSAQVISREKQNGYLLESLLLDLNGLEKVPAYFAKPLDADGALPTVIFNHSHGGNFEQGKEELLLSSSYLQNPSFVEELTGLGYAVCSIDMWGFNERKGKQESELVKEMLLNGQTLWGMRLFDSLSLSDYLETRPDVDSTRLATIGMSMGGLMSWWLAALDERIKVSVDIAGQVHIESLIKKRGLDHHGFYYYVPGFLKHFSTLAVQELIAPKPRLSLAGKDDRMCPIEGVQYLNTQLQKTYTNQHAPQNFEGFVLTGGHQETREMRALWKKFLVKHL
- a CDS encoding glycoside hydrolase family 28 protein, with protein sequence MTAYLIRDLEALNDGELCTESIQKAIDEAYENGGGTIIIPAGEFLTGALFLKDNIELNLSRGAVLKFSNSQHDYPVVTSRWEGVKREVYASCLYAENANNISVTGFGTIDGNGKQWWDIFRNHQEKLAYPRPKLISFDSCENITIKDVTLINSPSWTVNPICCNNVTIDNVAIFNPADSPNTDGIDPESCSNVRISNCHIDVGDDCIAIKSGTEDTAERVACENITISNCTMIHGHGAVVFGSEMSGDIRNVTISNCVFQDTDRGIRLKSRRGRGGVVEDIRVDNIVMERVICPFILNLYYFCGPRGKDKYVWDKNPYPITAETPMFRRIHFSHITARNVHAAAGFIYGLAEQYVSEISFNHIDISMAENAIPGKPAMMAGIEDMNNRGFYVGFAKDVLFNRVTVENHEGPAFHIEYSEDIEVTHCKSKNTKAAEALLKEVEVK
- a CDS encoding glycoside hydrolase family 88/105 protein; protein product: MKELNWSVKTANSIMERLPRLYEDRGYNGKWSYDYGVILKGFEKVWRQTESQKYFNYIKDNMDYFIQKDGSIRGYHLEEYNIDHINNGKLLFVLYKETREEKYKKACDLLRKQFETHPRTSEGAFWHKQIYPYQIWLDGLYMGSPFYAEYQTTFANGKGLEDIILQFKLSYKHLLDQETGLLYHAWDEKKHQPWADKETGLSPNFWGRSIGWYLLAVVDTLEILPEETSGRDFLIQILEQTLQALKSYQDEKNGVWYQVTDKGHEKGNYLEASCSSMYVCAIAKGIRLGVLDRELWEAQLTKSYQGLLDEFVLLTKEGFVNLNKTCQVAGLGGADNRDGSYTYYISEPIICNDQKGLGAFLQALAEFEEVMKEVLK
- a CDS encoding extracellular solute-binding protein, whose translation is MKKTMVSKLASVSLASMLLLAGCSEKTSNNSGDGEKDNGKTEISWLNILHTASPPTDTIINELEKKTNTEIKFSWIPDASKEERINTALASDSLADIVTLTILENSSVRNSLKSGMFWNIEDYLDEFPNLKAIPEEMLKSASTEGKLYGVPFQKDLARNGVVLRKDWLDKLGLEVPKTTEELMEVAKAFTENDPDGNGKNDTTGFMDRSDLIYGVFKTVSSYYGTPNTWEVDSKGEFVPEFETQGYIKTMDYMKKLYDNGWINKDFAVTAKTDQQQNFAQGKGGIYVGALFDAKNLETMAAGIQDNMELALVNDMTSASNSERAIWSGGNGIGGLLAFPRSEVKDEKELKRLLKFVNDLIDTENYTLMTYGIEGTHYKLNDEGAYEIINQDLWQQEVQPFASSRPNETGYNLKDPNPIKAEADEKIAENAEYAVMNPAVPLESPTFTTQGSELQKIITDATYQYILGDISLADFKKAVKNWNDQGGNTIKEEYKEAYKATN
- a CDS encoding YesL family protein, with product MLKSVEKLNSIFTSILNLVYVNALWVLFTLLGLGVFGIGPSTYALVSICRQWIRGNRIPVFETYWKYYKENFKESVLISWIYLFVGFVIAVDLLTVTNWYLRVALLIVGFIYLLSLVYIFPIMAHYNWNGIILKMKMSLLFGIACLQYSLLFFLVAGVLYWAAVTFFPGVLTFFGVSFLFFLITWTANQVFTRMEMEDSKEININEHVKENCNEKNNGIKVS